The segment GAGAAGAGTCGCAATACTAACAAGCGGCGGAGACGCACCTGGCATGAACGCCGCCATCAGAGCGCTAACTAGAAAAGCAATACATGAAGGTTTTGAAGTGTTCGGCGTTGAACGTGGCTATTTAGGCATTATGGAAGAGCAATTTATTCCTTTATCAAACCGCTCTGTGGGAGGCATTATTACTCAAGGTGGAACGATGCTAAAAACAGCTCGTTTTCCAGAGTTCCAAAATGAGGATGTTCAAAAAAAGGCCTATGATATATTGAAGTCTCATAGTATCGATCACCTTATTGTTATCGGTGGTGATGGATCTATGCGCGGTGCTACCAGTTTAGCGAAATTAGGTATGTCCACAATGACTATTCCTTGTACTATAGATAATGATATGGGTGGTACTCAATATACTATAGGCTTTGATACGGCGCTCAATACTGTAGTTGATGCGGTTGGTAGAATTCGTGATACTTCTAATTCACATGAACGAGTAGCTATTGTCGAAGTAATGGGACGTAAGGCAGGTCATATTGCGCTTAAAGCTGGACTTGCATGTGGTGCAGAAATTGTACTCGTTCCTGAAAATCCTATGCCTTTACATGAGGTATGCCGCCATTTAAAGGAGACACAGATTCGTGGTAAAGAATATAGTGTGATACTCGTTGCAGAAGGTGCTTATAATAGTGGGGAAGTTAAATCCTATATTAAGGATTATACGGAATTTGATCCGAGCTTGACCGTATTGGGTTATTTACAACGCGGTGGCGGTCCATCTGCATTTGATGCTATTTTAGCGGCTCGTATGAGTGAAACCTGTATTGAGTTATTAATGAATGATACAGATAATCGATTATTGGGCTATATAGATGGTCATATTCGTCCTATTTCCTATCAAGAGGCAGAAAGTCTTAATTTCCCTATCAATGATAAGGACTATACACTTTTATCAATCTTAAGCAGTTGATATTATCTAATGACCCGAAAGGGTCATTTTCTTTTTATCATCATTTATTCATTAATGAAATTATATTGCATAAAAGTAATTGGTGCTGTATAATTTAAAAATACTAATAGTATCATCATAAATAGATACTTTATTGGCGATATCTTCATCTTTTTATAAGGAGATTATAATGAAAGAATTCTTACAAAAGCATCGTAAACGCATTATTGCTGGTGCTGTTGTTCTTTGTGTTCTTGGTGGTGGTACATACTACTACATGCATAGTGAAGGTTCTAAGCAAACACAAAACTTATATACTACTGGTAAGGTAGAAAAGGGTGATGTAAAAACAAGTATTAGTGCTACGGGTACTATTAACCCTGTTAATTATGTAGACGTTTCTACGAATGTAGCTGGTAAACTTGAAAAAGTTTTAGTTAAAGAGAATGATCAAGTTACAGCGGGTCAAGTGATTGCCTATATTGATACACGTCAATTACAAGCCTCTGCAGATGATGCTCGTGCTGCACTAGCTAAGGCAGAACTTGATATGAACCGCTATAAAGCATTAGCCGATCAAAATGCTATTGCTCAACAAACCTATGATGATTCTGTAACAGCTTATGAACGCGCAAAATCTACGTATGACCGTGCAGCAGCAGATTTAAATGATGCTACTATTACGGCGCCAATGTCTGGTACTGTTATTGGTACACCTTTGAAAGCTGGTCAAACTATCAGTACTGGCATTTCTACACAAATGATTATCGCTACGATTGCAGATTTAAGTGATTTAGAAATTTATCTAACTGTAGATGAAACAGATATTGGTAGTATTAAACAGGGTGCGAAAGTAGAATTTACAGTAGACTCTAAACCAGGTGAAACTTTCACAGGTTACGTGTCTGAAATTGCAAAAGGTACAAAAGGCAATATGGGCGCTACAAGCAATAGCGTTGTGTACTATACCGTAAAAGTTCAAATTCCTGAAAATATTTCTAATAATTTCTTACCATCTATGACGGCTCGTGCAACTATCTTTGGCGAAGATATTAAAAATACATTGGTAGTACCTCTTACTGCAGTGCGTACAGATAAGCAAGGGGAATATGTATATGTTATTAAAGATGGTCAACCAGTACGTACAGCTGTTTCTACAGGTGTAACTGGTGATACTAATGTACAAATTCTAAAAGGTTTATCTGAAGGTGATGAAATCATCGTAAGTGGTGATGTAACAGCACCTAAGAATAATAGCCGTGGACCGTTCTAATAGTAGGTGAATATGAATCAAGCAGTA is part of the Veillonella nakazawae genome and harbors:
- a CDS encoding ATP-dependent 6-phosphofructokinase, with translation MNAAIRALTRKAIHEGFEVFGVERGYLGIMEEQFIPLSNRSVGGIITQGGTMLKTARFPEFQNEDVQKKAYDILKSHSIDHLIVIGGDGSMRGATSLAKLGMSTMTIPCTIDNDMGGTQYTIGFDTALNTVVDAVGRIRDTSNSHERVAIVEVMGRKAGHIALKAGLACGAEIVLVPENPMPLHEVCRHLKETQIRGKEYSVILVAEGAYNSGEVKSYIKDYTEFDPSLTVLGYLQRGGGPSAFDAILAARMSETCIELLMNDTDNRLLGYIDGHIRPISYQEAESLNFPINDKDYTLLSILSS
- a CDS encoding efflux RND transporter periplasmic adaptor subunit, which translates into the protein MKEFLQKHRKRIIAGAVVLCVLGGGTYYYMHSEGSKQTQNLYTTGKVEKGDVKTSISATGTINPVNYVDVSTNVAGKLEKVLVKENDQVTAGQVIAYIDTRQLQASADDARAALAKAELDMNRYKALADQNAIAQQTYDDSVTAYERAKSTYDRAAADLNDATITAPMSGTVIGTPLKAGQTISTGISTQMIIATIADLSDLEIYLTVDETDIGSIKQGAKVEFTVDSKPGETFTGYVSEIAKGTKGNMGATSNSVVYYTVKVQIPENISNNFLPSMTARATIFGEDIKNTLVVPLTAVRTDKQGEYVYVIKDGQPVRTAVSTGVTGDTNVQILKGLSEGDEIIVSGDVTAPKNNSRGPF